AAACCCAAATGTTCACATACTTCTGCACACAAGGTTACTTCAcattttaaaggtttagttcactcaagaaatgaaaattatgtcatttattactccctCATGTCGCTCTacagccgtaagaccttcgttcatcttcagaacacaaattaagatatttctgatcaaatccaatggctcagtgaggcctccttCTAAAAAGGATTATGGATCAATCAGAATTATATTTCAGacatgtttaataatatttcaaattattttaaagttaacAGACATTACATGAATAAAAAACTTGTTCTTTACTAGTTAATACACAGCAGATACCTTAAAATAAGCATATGTCAATCATCCAGTTTGATAAATTCTTTATACCTTAGTATTACTACTTGTCACTGTATGATTCTAAggcagggttttttttgttgttgttgttgttgttgttgtttttttcaaaagcaAGACTGACATCTAGAGGACATTCTGATGAAAAACACAGTCAAGAAAACATGGACAAATAGATATAATATAATTGATATTATATTCCAAATTTTTGTCACCTCAGCATCTCTCAATAATCATTTACCATCTCCCTGAGCAACAAATCACTGTGAATGCATAAAATATCAATTTTTCCATCAGTACTGTTTTCTTGCCCCCGAACTGAAGAACTGGTtctatcataaaaaaaataaaaaaattaaaaataataaaaataaaaaaacatccaAAAGTTGTCATTACTTTACATAGATTAGAAAAACAGTGATAGGAGGGTAACATCCTGATTTCCAGGGACGCCCACTTAGCATCTCCTGCTCATTTAAAGCAACAGCCACACAACCTTTATCATAAATTAGTGAGCTGAGTGGTTGAATAGCTCAGAAATAGAGATGTGGTTCACTCTGAACATCTGCCTGTATCTGTCTTTTAGCTTTATTTTGGCAGCTTCGATACTCAGATCAGACATGTGTCAGCTCCAAGGACACTTCAGGTTAAATGGAATGTACAAGAATGGAGATTTTATATTTGGAGGCCTGTTTGATGTTAATTTCCTCACAGTGTTCCCGGAGCTGAGCTTCAGAACTGAGCCAGAACCACCATACTGTGAGCAGTGAGTCTAGAGTGGATATGGACACCAATACGAGGctgaaataaaaagttttttaaaaaactgaaaatatacctcaaaaatatttttgcaaaaCATCTTGAATTCAATGTTAATTGCCATTGTGAATTTGTTCAAGTTATGTTTTACTgcttaattactgtaattaattCCTTATTTAAACTATTCTGGAAGGTAACTGGCAGTACAAATACTATCAACATTCTCTTGCTTTTTCATAGATTTGATATGGAGAGCTTCCAGCAGGCACAGACCATGGCTTTTGCAATAGATGAGATCAATAAGAATCCAAACATGCTTCCTAACATCACTCTTGGTTatcatgtttatgacaactgcaTGATGCTAGGGATGGCATTCCGGGCTGCCATATCCCTGACCAGTGGTACAGAAGAGTTCTTCTCAAACCAAAACTGCACTGGCCCACCACCAGTGATTGGCATTGTGGGGGATTCAAGTTCAACTGCTTCTATTGCTATTTCTAGTATTCTGGGGCTGTTTCGAGTACCTATAGTAAGATTGGATGAAAGAAAAAAGGGTTTCTTATCTGGttttgtatgaaaaaaaaaaaggtttcatAAGTACTGATCATTTTTTGTTGGGTTTTCTGTCTTTTCTtcttctgtctttctctctaaTAAGGTTAGTCACTATGCAACCTGCTCCTGTTTGAGTGACAGGAAAAAATACCCCTCTTTCTTCAGAACTATTCCCAGTGATGCTTTCCAGGTGCGGGCTATGgttcagattttaaaatattttggatGGACCTGGGTTGGTCTTATCTACAGTGATGATGACTATGGCATCTATGCTGCTCAGTCCTTCCATCAGGAAATGCAGCTGTTTGGAGGCTGTGTTGCTTTTTCTGAAATCCTTCCCCATGATAACAACCACAGAGATATTCAGCGTATAACAGGAGTGATTCAGGCCTCTACAGCTAGAGTGGTGGTTGCTTTTTCCACTCCATCCTTTTTGATACCTTTGTTGGATGAGGTGGTGTTGCAGAACATGACAGGCAGACAGTGGATTGCCAGTGAAGCTTGGGCCACCTCTCTTGTAAATCACGCTCCACGTTTATTTCCCTTTCTAAGAGGCACACTGGGGATCGCCATAAGGCGCGGAGAGATCCAAGGGCTTCTGGAATTTCTGCTACATCTCCATTCCAGCAATGAtccaaaaaataacatgttaagGATCTTTTGGGAGAAAATGTTTAGGTGCAGTTTTGAAACTGGGAGTAAAGAGACAGATGGAGAGCAAGTCAAAAAGGTGTGTACAGGACAGGAGAATCTGAGCACAACAGACACACCATACACTGATGTTTCGGAGCTGAGGGCCTCTTATAATGTGTATAAGGCAGTTTATGCCCTGGCACATGCGCTTCATGACCTGATGCAGTGTGAAGAGGGGAGAGGACCATTCAGTGGTAACAGCTGTGCTGACATAACAAACCTGAAACCCTGGCAGGTAAGACCCACAGGAATAGTGCAGATTCTCTCCAGGCATAtacactgtgttccaaattattatgcaagtgatgTATCAGTGGTATTTCAGTACAGTAAATACTGAAATCTGaatgatttagagcacagcagaacttgTTCAGTTATAGGCTTATTAAGGAAAGTTTCTGTCAAACaagttaattgtattaaaagggcagctatacaaaaactaaaaataaaaaagccagtgttgagcgaCAAACAGTCTCAAAaacctctccatgcaggctggcagttaaGCGTAAAGTTGCATTTCAGCCACCCCTAAAAAAAGCTCACAAAGTGaaatgtttacagtgggtgtataaatacattttcaaacagttttattgctgtggtgttttttgcagcatgggatagtgcattgtcctaaatgaaaatcattttatttcagaagGCACTATCTTTCTTTTATACCATAGCAGAAAATGGTCAGTTTTAAACTCCACATATCTGACAAAGGTTATTTTGACACCATCAGAGACCCTAAAGGGACCTTtcatctcacttcccaatattTCAGCCCAAATCATCATCTGCTTGCTCCTTGCTGATGtcacagtaaataaaactatttaaaaatgagtctttatgtagttccaaacccactgtaaatggtaaatgtttctctttgtgaggtttggttagagGTGGCAGAAATGCaactttacgcacaactgctgGCCTGCATGGAGAGGTTCTTGAGACCCCAGAGACAcaagcagcttcaaatacctgtttgctgctcaacagtggcttttttatattttaaatacaattattattattattattattattattattattattctcttgTGCTGTAAataactcacaaatcttatgatagttcgaaaatctccattcagttttcacacaattagttgttttcatgtctTCTGCATAACATTGCACCAAttaattcatcttcagaaagatctttctttctCCCTATATTACATTTACCTTAGTAGACCTGGAAAACAATTGAACAAacctgtctgagattgataccagttttCTAAAAAGATAtggagaaataaaacaaataaacaaacactttctttgaaaaactaaaatctttgaaactgtttattttatctaatatgtttattgtactgaaattcTGCTCATATgtcataataatttggaacacagtgtaCAAGAACTGATTTGGAAAAGTTAAATATGTGCGGTACATTAATCAAAAttttacataaacatataaCACCTGTCCTGTCTACAAACTGTACAGTTGGTTCACTACCTACAGAAAGTGAACTTCACCACTGGCTTTGGGGATCATGTGTCATTTGATGAGAATGGAAATGCTCTGCCTATCTATGATGTAATGAACTGGCAGCCGAGCTCTGATGGGTCAATAAGGGTCCAAGCTGTTGGTGTAGTAAATGAAGAGGCAGCAACAGGGATGGTGCTCACACTGGATGACGATGCATTATACTGGAACTTTGAGCCAAAACAAGTAACTAACATTGCATGTTAATGTCATCCCTTTTGCAGATATAACCTAAAAATAGACAAATTTTTGAAAAGATAAATAAGAAAGAAGTAATGGAAAGGCCAAGCTTGTCATTAGGTAAAAGAGATGACAGACAAACACATGACTAACAACATGATGTCTCTTTCAGATCCCAAGGTCAGTGTGCAGTGAGAGCTGCCCCCCAGGCACAAGACGAGCCTCGAGGAAGGGCCTTCCTGTTTGCTGTTTTGACTGCCTCCCATGCAGAGATGGATTGATTTCTAATACAACAGGTGAGATGATTATTGTTGGCAAGGTTgggcaaaaaaaaatttaaaagtattttaaaataaaataacttaattttaaatgtatcaaaataaactacaaaatacagcagccacaccatgtatcaaaataaactactgtatttttgtattttaaaaatactaaaaaatacttttataagggagcatgaaatttcttTGCAAACCTTCCATCAATTGGCCTATTTGATCTATCCCTCCACCATTATGCTGACTCAGCtgattaagtaaacaatgtttgatagaAACAGCTTTTCTCTGCCCAAGTCAATCAGTAATAAATCTAACATATGCaaccagttaaaggcacaatagtACAGcaggatttttggattaaaatatccaaaaaccactagaacaacgttatatattttgttgacttgtgtacttacattatcccaaatgtttccacgAATGGTAAAATccagagaaatatgcaattttAATCAGGACACAGGCCGTGTCCATGTGTCGCCTAtcaataataaaagttctgttgCTCTCGAGACATGtcacgctcgtctctcattagcaatctctCCAGCGGCCTTGATTCTGCTCGTACAGTACTCGGCCATGagctgcttcatactacagtaacattaataatctcacccatgaacatgatttctgcccaagtcccatcccgattcttttccaccagctgtagACATGAAGACAACACATCCCATTATTCCACAAAATCAAGGATAAGCCACCTCTAGCAGCGAATTGTACATATCGTGGatttaacagatcaaatattcacatatccctgtgatctaaatgaaggttagttttaaagtaaccaacagttTAATGTTTAACAATGTTTGCGAATGACTTataattgtatcctaatttagttacttgATGTTTGGTAACaaagggcctactttgcatcagcaacactgactcaatgacagACAAGTCATTCATAAGAAGACAGCTGATGGCTTCTGTATTCATAGCAACTAGTTTCTAACTAATTAGTCAATTGATTGTTAATCAGAAGTATAGGGTGCTGCTGCTCAGTATAatagttttcaagaacattatgtaaacaaTTTAGCGTAGGCTACTAAAAGGaacaccaaaacttaacatCTGTTCTGAACTCAAACAAGTCTGGGCAAACTACTGAGTGGGAACCAATCAGAGGCTTTTATGATGTCAGTATTTAAacttcttacaaagtattttacagtattttaaaactacaaaaatacaaaacactaaagtattttgatacaaaatacaaagccattttcatcaaccctatcaaatacaaatgacaaaatactattttgtattttaaatacgtatttgaaatacatgtaacataaatactgcccatccctgatTGTTGgtgaattttaatattttatttttaatataattttaatttcaaagtaCTTTACGCTTAAAATCCTCACCATCTTTCTTTCTCTTAAATCACAGATGTAAATGAGTGCACAGTGTGTCCAGATGAGTTCTGGTCCAATCCAGATAGGGATCAATGTGTCCCCAAAGAAGTAGAGTTTCTGTCCTATGAGGATCCTCTGGGCATCTCTCTGACCACTGCTTCTCTGCTTGGCACCTGCTTCTGTGCTCTTGTGATGGTCATCTTCTCTCATCACCGTAACACTCCCATAGTACGAGCCAACAATTCAGAGCTCAGCTTCCTTCTGCTGTTGTCACTCAAACTGTGTTTTCTGTGTGTGCTGCTGTTCATTGGTCAGCCGCAGCGGTGGACATGTCAGTTAAGACATGCTGTGTTTGGCATAAGCTTTGTCCTATGCATCTCCAGCATCCTGGTCAAGACTATGGTGGTAATAGCTGTGTTTAAGTCATCTCGACCAGAGGGCAAAAGTGCGTTAAAATGGTTTGGAGCAACTCAACAAAGATGCACAGTTTTGGTCCTAACAGCCATCCAGGTTGTGATATGTGCAGTCTGGCTATCAACTGCCTCTCCAACACCCCATAAAAACAACCAGTATATCCGCTCTAAAATAGTATATGAATGTGATATTGGCTCAGTGGCTGGTTTTTCTATGCTGCTGGGATACATTGGCCTGTTGGCAGCAGTAAGCTTCATGTTAGCCTTCCTGGCAAGAAATCTTCCAGATAATTTTAATGAAGCAAAGTTCATCACTTTCAGCATGTTGATCTTCTGTGCTGTGTGGATTGCTTTTGTTCCAGCATATTTGAGCTCTCCAGGGAAATATGCAGTAGCTGTGGAGATATTTGCCATTTTAGCTTCTAGTTTTGGATTACTGGTGGCCATATTTGCCCCAAAGTGCTACATCATCCTTTTACATCCAGAAAGAAACACTAAAAAAGCCATCATGGGAAGAGATACACAAAAGAAATGATGATTTATTAACAAAGTCTGGTAGAAGCACGTTCAGATAATCTACTCAATCAATGCAAGAGGAGACATATAGAGCCGACTTACCAGTCTGTTCTATGACAGTttttccagcatccctcctccaccccaaCTCTTCAATCTTGATTATTCCTATTTCAGCCAGCAGCCAGGGATGGGGATGGGAGGGGTCATTTGGGGTTTCAACTCAAACAAAAGTAACATTTTTGTAATGCCTGCTGTTTTGTAAAAGTTCAGTATGGAGATTTCAGTCTGGCATGCATGTTTTCCAAGGGAATACAGAATTGTTTTAATTGCACTTTGACTTTTATATAGAGCTGTGATCAAAAGTATTGACAGTGACATAAATTTTGTGTTCAAAAAGTTTCCTGCTTCAGAATTTGCAGATTCCTTTTAAACATGTTTGTATTGTATACTGGAAAAACAACGATAAGCATTTCATcagttttaaaagctttttttggaaaaatatttaatatgtgcAAAGagtcaacatttacatttacccTTCTTCAAAACTTATGCAATTTGTTCTGACATGCTGGATAGCTTCTGGGCCAAATCCTGACTGATGGCAATCCATTCATACCTGATTACTGTAATGCTTAAAGCTTACAGTTTGTGAACTTCTGCCTGTCCACTTGCCTTTTGAAGATTGACTACAAGTTCTCTCTGGGATTAAGATTCGGGGAGTTGCCTGGCCACAAGTCCAAAATTGTACATGTAATGATCTCCAAGCCACTTCATTATCACTCTTGGCTTGTCACATGAGTGAACTGATTTCATCAAGTAGAACATGTTCCTgaatcaacatctttgttgaacctggaacaacattccaatcaaccaatcagatttgaggaacaagtttacattttttgtcAACCAGGTTTGATggttctacatcagtgttaatCACCTATCATTtacctctgattttagggataaatAATGGGTAGGGTTAAATTTAGTCGTAGGGATAGGGTTAGGactaaaaggtaacactttacaataaggttcattagttaacattagttaactacattagttaacatgaactaataatgaactgcacttatacagcatttattaatctttgttaatgttaatttcaatgtACTATATACTAATACATAAAATCTTGTTACATTacttaatgcactgtgaaataacatgaacaaacaatgaacaactgtattttcatcatTTTCATTCAGAATTTGCAGATTCCTTTTAAACATGTTTGTATTGTATACTGGAAAAACAACGACAAGAATTTCATcagttttaaaagctttttttggaaaaatatttaatatgtgcAAAGagtcaacatttacatttacccTTCTTCAAAACTTATGCAATTTGTTCTGACATGCTGGATAGCTTCTGGGccaaatacaaagttctggtATTAAACTCTAATgggcaggctaataggtcctttaactgTGTTACTGTCCTTTAAATGAGTTAGCATTTGCTTAGCAGTGCAGCGTGTTTCAGAGATCATCTAAGATAAGTACATGGTTGTAACGTAGTTCGTatgtacgggaagaaggaggcgacAACCAGAGACGTTTAACAAAACTTgaattccaaaataaacaaagaacaaaacgaaagtaatgccggcagatcctcgcggacgtctgccggccacacaaacataataaaacataaataatatccaggcctggtcctctctcgtccttcactgtcgttgctcctccttttatgctccctgtgctcctccgtgagagactcaaggccagtGCGCCTTCCAGGTGGAGCTCATTAactctcgcgccaccggcctcaggctgttccctcacggctctcgcccgccctggtcacCACAATGGGTTTTTATACTATATCACTCTGCATTTTTGCATAGTCGCTCTATCAATTCTGTGTCAGGTCAACAGTCTGTTTAATGCTTAGAGAGAATTACTAAGCATTTTAGCAGCTAGCGCATATTCAGTGTTGTATAAGAATACAGAGACAAGCTTGCTGAACTTTAAATGTAAACAGGTTTCACTTTTGTATTCACATTCTAACGAAGCTACAGCAAgaatattgtacagcagcagaagCAGCATGGATAACAAATTCAGATAGCAATGTAGCGAATATCAACAACAATAAAACGCAGCAGGCGTTGCGGTTCGTAGCCTACCGTGTACAGGCCTAAAATTACCTTTTGCTAATTTGAGTGAGATGAGTCATATCATGATATTATCAtgattaaaatgcaaacaatgttCTCATCTTTTTACATACTAAGTACATAAGCAGCTGTTTTCGGATTTATATTGGGCATGTATTATGTCGTCCTTGGACAATCACGTGACTGTTTTGATGGGATACACCTGTGGAGAAGCGCACAAAGGGACACTTTAAAAGTTGCGTGGTGGAGAAGGAGCAGTGGCTTAGACAACTTTGGTTGTCTCTCGGGGGCAATAGGCCCTCCGGAGATGGAGATAGGTAGTCAGTTAGCTGTCTTTAATATTAGAGAGTGGAGGTAGAGGGGGGAATTgacttaagccgagttcagactgcacgattttcaaagtagtcgggtcactgttcttttcacactgcatgactatcttggccagcattcagtcgctgctgtgttcatactgcacgatggatcggcgatagaaggtttcacactgcatgattttacaatataggaagaatcgccgacaactctgtctggcacgcaaactacgtttcacaaccaaacacacgggagatgtgacaaggaaacaacgcaatatcacgcgtgcaagaccggagttattattattattattaaaaacggtagcccgcaagaagctagcaatacgaattgcctgtgcgctgatttgcagtgaaaacaagaaaaagaaaagaagaatataggaggaaatggttggggagactatggattgtgtgttctgcaacaagagttggaggtaaataaataacttttcaatgtgctgctgttgcggatggtcaagcaaatgtttgtgctttgtttctgtttgatagaattgtaacgTTTATCTGAAAcaaagccatgcttgctgatattgtggtctataactcctccctgaattccccgctgctctgtatcttgctctctcattgtgCTGttggtcatcgccgatgtagttttcagtcaaaacacttttcacactgcaggattttgaatcgccgacaggtccagatatttagcatgccaaatatctcacgggtgttTCCTACTCGttggcgattctctcagatcgcgtctttgctcattcacactgcgtaaATTTCACTCACGTGAACGAGCactgatttgcctgtgatttcgggcatttgtcggcgatttctcaaaacctgacgccgagccaaaatcggggctaaaatcgtgcagtctgaactcggctttagtgTCACCTGCCTCGACACACTGGTTGCTGGCGCCACGTGTTGCCCAACTCAGATACGACTGATGAGAGGGATTCTTGCCTGGCTCTTGTGAACGCAGCACAAGGACGAGACTGCTGCGGAAAACGGACTGAttgttttatgaatgaacttGTGACTTAAACGCCGCCTCCTTAATATGAAGGAACGCTCTCCGGCAAGACGACACAAGTTGCCCGTGCTCTGCTTTACCTCCTATGGATGGGTCTCCTCGGCCTTGGGAGAGGGAAGTGTTTTTAacttattcattaatttatgtattcatGAATTGTTTGTTGTATGAGGGGCAACGGGTAAGGGAGGGAAGTTGGGGGTTAAAAGAATGGAGAAACACGCCTTCTGTGTGTTCACGATGTGCTGTGTAAGCGTGCTGTTTGAGtgtcaaatatttaatgaattgaGCGTGAAATTCACTGTGTGTAGATTAAGTGTGGTGAATTGTGGGTTGTTCCATGTCGCGTAACGACCCGTGCCTGTGTCttgaattatatttttgtatatgtGAAATAAAGTGAATTCCCTGTGATTAAAACAAATAGCCGTTGTATGAGAATTTCTTTGACAGACGTGTTTGGGCTTTCAACGAGGTTTATTACAGGCATATACTATTAACTACAGGACGAACAGCAATTTTGCAATGTCTGTATGTTACCGTCATCTAATTAATAGATTTCACGTAGAATGATATTTATCATTTCAACTCAGAGTGTGCCAAGGCAGTTCCATGTATTCTTAAATGAAGCAAGAGTGCTTCAGTTGATGCTTTAATATGTATTTTGTGTTATAATCTGTATAGTATTTGCGCTCTGGATAACATTCggtgttccctttcgatacttcactcgtactgcatatggggaaaggtctcctttttccccgttactgaagcctttttcagtaatgcagtgtaactgcatcatcattggttcactcatagacaagttgttgtaCCAATGACGGTatggcatagctgcgcggcctatggcaacaaagcccgcgaatattcccgccgaaatgggcggggtagctatataagcaggcgtttcgccataggatttcagttctctctccttcagcgacgactttATAATGCTCTTTGCTGATCTCCGGCTGAAGCCTTTGCCGCCTGGAAGAAGCTCGCCTGGGAGAAGTTCTCGCAGACTGCCGCCTCAAGCACCGCTCTCGAGCCACCCATTTCCCGCTTCCGGCTGCCTCTCAGCACATCTCCTGTCACCATCCGGCGCCGTTTAAAGAGCATTTCCCGCGGCTTAACGCCgctttctaaaagagctttcccAGCAGCTCACGCCACTCTAAAAGAGCTACAATCAGCGTTTTCCCGGTGGCAGCATTGCCTCAATGCCGCGCCACAGCTGTGGCACATGCAGCTGTTCACTGCGCCGCCCTTGTGCCGCCTTCAGCATCTGAGAGCATTCAGCTCATCCCCTGCCGTCTTCTGTCAGGTGagtacagagcttatttttctactttctCGCTGGCGTTTGCTTCAAACGGCGTTTCTGCGAATGCGTCATTTGCCGGTTCCTCCCCCGCAAACCGCGTTCGTTGAGGATGCGTGCGTCACTCGGGAGCACAAAAGCGAGCTCTCACTCTCAGCTGAATTTGATCTGATGCTCTCCCCTGACTCAGGCAAGATTCACGATACATTTTCTATCTGAGTGTATTTCTCCTTATCTCAATGCGCGTCTTTTGCCGGTCCCTCCCCGCGAGCCGCGTTAGTTCAGAATTATGACATGACTTTCTTTCCTAGCTTTGGTGAGAAACATGTTATATGCTTACTATAATAGAGCATATTTCTGCTGTTTGCACTGAGTCTTCTCTACGTGTTGCTTGCCGGTTCTGCCCGCGAGCCACGtttattgagaaatataacatgtcGCTCTTTCCCCTCTTGGGTGACACCCATGTTATATACATTCAGTTTATATAGCAGATTTTTGCATAAGTTATCTGAAtctcagctgaatttgacatAATGCTCTCCCCTGACTTAGGCGAAACTCATaatacattttctatttgtgTCAGTGTATTTTTCCTTATCTCAATGCGCGTCGCTCTCCGGTTCCGCCCCGCAAACCGCATCGATTGAGAAATATGACGTGATGTTCTCCCCCGACTCGGgcgaaaaacatgtttttatactgtattaatggagCTGATTCTGCTGTTTGCGCTGAGTTTCTCTATGCGTTGCTTGCCGGTTCCGCCCCGCAAGCTGCAttcattgagaaatataacatgtcGCTCTCCCCCTGTCTTGGGTGAgacatatgttatatatatatttcagttgATACAATGTATTCCTGCCGAGTTTGCTGAATTTCTCAGCACGTTGCTTGCCGGTTCTGCCCTGCAAACCGCGTTCTTTGAGAAATATATACTCTCACCCATCTCAGGTGAGacctatgttatttatatattcagtC
The nucleotide sequence above comes from Chanodichthys erythropterus isolate Z2021 chromosome 7, ASM2448905v1, whole genome shotgun sequence. Encoded proteins:
- the LOC137022696 gene encoding extracellular calcium-sensing receptor-like; this translates as MWFTLNICLYLSFSFILAASILRSDMCQLQGHFRLNGMYKNGDFIFGGLFDVNFLTVFPELSFRTEPEPPYCEQFDMESFQQAQTMAFAIDEINKNPNMLPNITLGYHVYDNCMMLGMAFRAAISLTSGTEEFFSNQNCTGPPPVIGIVGDSSSTASIAISSILGLFRVPIVSHYATCSCLSDRKKYPSFFRTIPSDAFQVRAMVQILKYFGWTWVGLIYSDDDYGIYAAQSFHQEMQLFGGCVAFSEILPHDNNHRDIQRITGVIQASTARVVVAFSTPSFLIPLLDEVVLQNMTGRQWIASEAWATSLVNHAPRLFPFLRGTLGIAIRRGEIQGLLEFLLHLHSSNDPKNNMLRIFWEKMFRCSFETGSKETDGEQVKKVCTGQENLSTTDTPYTDVSELRASYNVYKAVYALAHALHDLMQCEEGRGPFSGNSCADITNLKPWQLVHYLQKVNFTTGFGDHVSFDENGNALPIYDVMNWQPSSDGSIRVQAVGVVNEEAATGMVLTLDDDALYWNFEPKQIPRSVCSESCPPGTRRASRKGLPVCCFDCLPCRDGLISNTTDVNECTVCPDEFWSNPDRDQCVPKEVEFLSYEDPLGISLTTASLLGTCFCALVMVIFSHHRNTPIVRANNSELSFLLLLSLKLCFLCVLLFIGQPQRWTCQLRHAVFGISFVLCISSILVKTMVVIAVFKSSRPEGKSALKWFGATQQRCTVLVLTAIQVVICAVWLSTASPTPHKNNQYIRSKIVYECDIGSVAGFSMLLGYIGLLAAVSFMLAFLARNLPDNFNEAKFITFSMLIFCAVWIAFVPAYLSSPGKYAVAVEIFAILASSFGLLVAIFAPKCYIILLHPERNTKKAIMGRDTQKK